The Pirellulales bacterium DNA segment GCGTTACCGCGAGTTGCAAGACATCATCGCCATCTTGGGCATCGACGAGTTGAGCGAGCAGGACAAGCTGGTGGTGCATCGTGCCCGGCGTATGGAGCGGTTCCTTTCGCAGCCGTTCTTGGTGGCGGAAGTCTTCACCGGCAAGCCGGGCGAAATCACCAATCTGGACGACACGATCCGCAGCTTCGAGGAAATCGCCGAGGGCAAATGGGACCATTTGCCGGAGAACGCTTTCATGTACGTCGGCCCGATCGAGCAAGCGGAAGAGCAGGCCAAGAAGATGGCCAAAAAGTGATTTTGGATTTTCGATTTTGGATTGGCTGGGCCGCACGTCGTAAGGTGCGGCCAGCGAGCTTGCGAACGCCGGCCCACCGCAAATGGCGTTCATTGATTCTGAACCCTGAACCCTGAACCCTTAAATGGACCCGCACGAGAGCACTCGCTCGCACATTTTACAATTGGTCGTCGTCACGCCCGAAGCGACGGTGCTCGACGAGACGGCGGAGTTCGTGGCGTTGCCGCTGTTTGACGGCGAGATCGGCATTGCGCCCCTTCACAGCCCGATGATCGGCCGGCTCGGTTATGGAGAGATGCGGGTGACGCATGGCGGTCGCGTTGCGCGCTATTATCTCGACGGCGGTTTCGTGCAAGTCGTGGATGACGTGGTCAGCGTCTTAACCGGGCGCGCCTTGCCGGCCGGCACTCTCGACGCCGAAGTGGCGGTGGAGCAACTCAACGAGGCCCGTCGCCGCCCCTCGAACACGCTGGAACTGATGGGCCTTCGCGACCGGGCCGAACTTCAGGCCCGGGCGCAACTTCGCGTGGCCCGACATGCGGGGGCAGCAGTTCACTCGGCAAACCACTGAATGCCGCTCGGTTTGAGCAGAATCATCGACGAGCCGGCTTGGATTGTCTGCCGCCAGCTT contains these protein-coding regions:
- the atpC gene encoding ATP synthase F1 subunit epsilon, whose protein sequence is MDPHESTRSHILQLVVVTPEATVLDETAEFVALPLFDGEIGIAPLHSPMIGRLGYGEMRVTHGGRVARYYLDGGFVQVVDDVVSVLTGRALPAGTLDAEVAVEQLNEARRRPSNTLELMGLRDRAELQARAQLRVARHAGAAVHSANH